The Blastomonas sp. SL216 DNA window CAGCGCCCTCGCCTGTACCTCTGCCAGGGCCTGGAGCACGGCCTGCACCTTGGCGATATCGGCCGGCGCGGGGGCGTTGCTGACGCTGACCGGAGCCGGATCGCTGGCTGGCGCTTCGATCGTCGCCGGCAGTTGCGCTGCGCGCTGATTGCCCTTGGCGTTGAGCCTGGGCGCCATCACCGCCTTGCTGACCTTGGTCGAACCGCAAAAGGCGCAAGCGACCAGGCCGCGCGCGCGCTGCTCTTCATAAGCCTGGCTCGAGGCGAACCAGACCTCGAACACATGGTCGCTCTCGCACTTCAAGTCATAAACGATCATGGCCGTACCGCTTCGGCCACCGGCCTGCGGTTGGCGATCACCGGAACCCGCGCGCGGACATCGGCGATGCGCGCCAGATCGAGCTCGGCAAAGCCCAGGCCGGGCACCTCGCCCATGTCGAGCAGCACATCGCCCCACGGGTCGATCACCAGGCTGCGGCCATAAGTGCTGCGGCCATCGGCATGCGTCCCGGTCTGCGCGGCAGCAACGACAAAGCATGCGCTCTCGATCGCCCGCGCCCGCAGCAGCACATGCCAGTGCGCCTGACCGGTGGGCACGGTGAACGCCGCCGGTACCGCAACAATGTCCGCCCCTGCCCGGCTCAGCGCCGAATAGACAGCGGGAAAGCGGATGTCGTAGCAGATCGACAGACCGAGCACCGCGCCGGGCAGTTGCACCGCCACAGCCCTGTCGCCGCCTTCATAGACTGAGGATTCGCGCCAGCTTTCTCCGCTCTGCAGATCGACATCGAACAGATGGATCTTGTCATAGCGTGCCGCGATGCTGCCATCGGGTGCGATCACGACGCCACGGTTGCGCCATTTAGCGTCGGGCAAATCGCCTTTCACGGCAAGCGAACCCAGATGTACCCATATTCCCGCCTCAACCGCCGCAGAACGGATCGCTGCCAGCACCAGGTCTTCGTCTTCGCTGCGGATCGTCTCCGCCGCCCTCACCCGATTGCGGTCGAGCATGTTCGACATTTCAGGCGTGAACAGCATGTCCGCCCCGCCCGCCTTCGCATCGCGCACGGCCTGGGCCAGCACGGCCGCATTCTCCGCAGGGTCGAACCCTGCGGTCATCTGCAGGACAGCGATTTTCATCAACGTACCGCCTGTGCTCACAGTCCCAGCAGCGGATCGAGCTTGCCCGCCCGATCGAGCGCGGCAAGATCATCGGACCCGCCGATATGCTGTCCATCGATGAATATCTGCGGCACGGTCGTGCGGCCACCGGCGCGGCGGATCATCTCGGCCTTGGGATCACCGCCCATCGATACCTCGACCTCGTCGAATTCCACGCCCTTGCCGCTCAACAGCGACTTGGCCCGGAAACAATAGGGGCAGGTAAATTTGGTGTAGATTTCGACCTTGGCCATGAATGCGTCCTCCGCCTTCGATATTTGGAGGTTTTGCGCGGAAATGCAACCGTCACGCCACAGGTCTGTCACATGGCGAGCCCCTCATCGCCGTCGCGCAGCACCCGTGCCCAGCAGAAGATCGTCACCTCCGCGGCGCCTGCCTGTTTCAACAGCCTGACACAGGCGCGCGCGGTGGCACCGGTGGTATAGACATCATCGATCAGCAGCACGTGCCTGCCCTCGATGCGATCGCGCCGGTCGGCGGGAATGGCGAACACCCCGCGCACCGCCTGCCCGCGCTGCTTGCGCGTCATGCCCTTGAGCGGCGGCGTCGCGCGGACGCGGCGCAGCAGATTGGTTTCCACCCGAAGGCCGCGCGGTCGCGCCAGTTCTCGCGCGATCAGGATCGACTGGTTGAAGCCGCGTCGCCACAGCCGCCAGCGGTGCAGCGGAACCGGGATCAGCACGACATTGTCGGCTTCCTCGGGCAGATACCGCTGGAGATGCTGCGCGACCAGCCGCGCCAGGCCGATCTTGCCGCCATGCTTGAGCTTGAGCACGATCGACCGCGAAAGGTCGTCATACAATACCGCCGCCCGAATGCCGTCGTGCAGTGGCGGGTCGGCCAGGCACTCGGCGCAGACCAGATCGTTATCGCGCCCTTCCGAAAACGGCTTGCCGCAGGACCGGCAGCTCGGATCGCTGATGAAGCGCAATGCATTCCAGCAGTCGCCGCAGAACTGCAGGTCGTCGTCGACCAGCACGCCGCACCCGGGGCAGCGCGGGGGCAGCACCAGATCGACCAGCGGGCGGAAGGCAGAGCCAAGCGTCATGCCCTCTTGTCGCGCGGCGCGCGCCCCGGCACAAGGCCGCGATGAGCCAGGATACCGCGCCCCGCATGCTGTTTTCCCCCACCCGCCGCCGCCAGGCGATGGCGCGCGGACAGCGGCTGGCAGAGCGGCATGGAGCGTTTCTGGCAGAGCATATGGCCGAAGAGGTAATCGAGCGGCTGCAATGGGTTACGCGCGATTTTGTCGATGTGCTGGTGCTGGGCATGGCCCCGCCAGCGCTGCTTGCCGCGCTGCACGCCAAGGGCATGCGGGTGACCCATGCCGGCCCGGCGGGCCGCGACCTCACTTGCGACGAAGACCATCTGCCCTTCGATCCGGCAGGGTTCGATCTGGTGATCGCGCTGGGCACACTCGACAGCGTCAACGACCTGCCCGGTGCGCTGATCCAGATCAACCGCGCGCTGCGCCCCGATGGCCTGATGATGGCCGCGATGATCGGCGCAGGTTCGCTGCCCAGGCTCAAGGCGGCAATGCTCGCCGCTGATGAGGCCGGAGGGCGCGGTGTTGGTGCGCGCATCCATCCGCAAGTCGATGTGCGGGCTGCGGGCGATCTGCTGCAGCGTGCCCGGTTCGCGATGCCGGTGGCCGATAGCGATACGTTGACCGTGCGCTATTCGTCGCTGCCCGCACTGATCGCCGATCTGCGCGCGCATGGCTGGACCAACACGCTCGTCTCGCCTGCACCGCCGCTGGGCAAGGCCGGACTGATCGGTGCGCTGCAGGCCTTTGCCGAAGCCGCTGATGCCGATGGCAAGACAGCGGAGCGCTTTGAAATCCTGTATCTGAGCGGCTGGGCCCCCTCGCCCGATCAGCCCAAACCGGCCCGGCGCGGCAGTGGGTCTGCATCGCTGGCCAGCGTGCTAGGCAAGGCGAAAAAGAATGAGGCCGGGGGCTGACCCCCGGCACCGGTCGCGCCGTTTATTCGGTGCCGAAGCCGACCGAAAGGAAATCCGGCATCGGTCCGTTCCAGCCATCGTCTGGACCATCGTCCCTGTCGTCGCGGCGGGTGCGCGAACTCGGCTTGCGACGATCGTCGCGCGGCTTTTCGGTCCGCGGCTTCTCGTCACGGGCCTTATGGTCGCGCGGCCTGTCTTCGCGGGGCCTGTCGTCGCGAGGCGTCTCTTCGCGGGCCTTGCGCGGCGCGGGCTTGCGCTCTTCGCTGCTCCGGCTGCTGCGACCCTTGGCGGGGCGTTCGCGCGGCCTTTCGTCCTGCGGCGCGGCTTCGACACCTTCGACCACCACTTCGGGAATGGTCGTGCCGATCAGCTTTTCGATATTGGCCAGCGCCTCGGCATCTTCTTCGGTGATGAAGGTATATGCCTTGCCGGTTGCGCCTGCGCGACCGGTGCGGCCGATGCGGTGGACATAATCGTCCGGATGCCAGGGCGCAT harbors:
- a CDS encoding methyltransferase domain-containing protein, translating into MLFSPTRRRQAMARGQRLAERHGAFLAEHMAEEVIERLQWVTRDFVDVLVLGMAPPALLAALHAKGMRVTHAGPAGRDLTCDEDHLPFDPAGFDLVIALGTLDSVNDLPGALIQINRALRPDGLMMAAMIGAGSLPRLKAAMLAADEAGGRGVGARIHPQVDVRAAGDLLQRARFAMPVADSDTLTVRYSSLPALIADLRAHGWTNTLVSPAPPLGKAGLIGALQAFAEAADADGKTAERFEILYLSGWAPSPDQPKPARRGSGSASLASVLGKAKKNEAGG
- a CDS encoding DUF1178 family protein, which produces MIVYDLKCESDHVFEVWFASSQAYEEQRARGLVACAFCGSTKVSKAVMAPRLNAKGNQRAAQLPATIEAPASDPAPVSVSNAPAPADIAKVQAVLQALAEVQARALEKSTWVGSSFADRARAMHYGEEDHALIHGQADAKEAAALIEEGVAVAPLPFPVVPPDIKN
- the grxC gene encoding glutaredoxin 3; the encoded protein is MAKVEIYTKFTCPYCFRAKSLLSGKGVEFDEVEVSMGGDPKAEMIRRAGGRTTVPQIFIDGQHIGGSDDLAALDRAGKLDPLLGL
- a CDS encoding ComF family protein, with the translated sequence MTLGSAFRPLVDLVLPPRCPGCGVLVDDDLQFCGDCWNALRFISDPSCRSCGKPFSEGRDNDLVCAECLADPPLHDGIRAAVLYDDLSRSIVLKLKHGGKIGLARLVAQHLQRYLPEEADNVVLIPVPLHRWRLWRRGFNQSILIARELARPRGLRVETNLLRRVRATPPLKGMTRKQRGQAVRGVFAIPADRRDRIEGRHVLLIDDVYTTGATARACVRLLKQAGAAEVTIFCWARVLRDGDEGLAM
- a CDS encoding carbon-nitrogen hydrolase family protein encodes the protein MKIAVLQMTAGFDPAENAAVLAQAVRDAKAGGADMLFTPEMSNMLDRNRVRAAETIRSEDEDLVLAAIRSAAVEAGIWVHLGSLAVKGDLPDAKWRNRGVVIAPDGSIAARYDKIHLFDVDLQSGESWRESSVYEGGDRAVAVQLPGAVLGLSICYDIRFPAVYSALSRAGADIVAVPAAFTVPTGQAHWHVLLRARAIESACFVVAAAQTGTHADGRSTYGRSLVIDPWGDVLLDMGEVPGLGFAELDLARIADVRARVPVIANRRPVAEAVRP